A region from the Burkholderiales bacterium genome encodes:
- a CDS encoding response regulator transcription factor: MSDSAPSMPSALVVEDDDQIAYLLQFILKKEGYAVAVARDGLEAKKVIADSDAPAFVTLDFMLPHANGLELLALIRAKPGWKDVPVLMLTARSQEKDIAHARASGATDYLVKPFKPEELRACVRRLVGNPAP, translated from the coding sequence ATGAGCGACTCAGCGCCTTCCATGCCATCCGCGCTGGTCGTCGAAGACGACGACCAGATCGCCTATCTGCTCCAGTTCATCCTGAAGAAGGAAGGTTACGCCGTCGCCGTCGCGCGAGACGGCCTCGAAGCGAAGAAGGTCATCGCCGACAGCGACGCGCCCGCGTTCGTGACCCTGGATTTCATGCTTCCGCACGCCAACGGCCTCGAGCTGCTCGCGCTGATCCGCGCCAAGCCGGGCTGGAAGGACGTCCCGGTACTGATGCTCACCGCGCGCTCGCAGGAGAAGGACATCGCGCACGCGCGCGCGTCCGGCGCGACCGATTATCTCGTCAAGCCTTTCAAACCTGAAGAGCTGCGCGCGTGCGTGCGGCGGCTCGTGGGGAACCCGGCGCCGTGA
- a CDS encoding alpha-ketoglutarate-dependent dioxygenase AlkB: protein MRRAGEQADLFGGAPSLPEGFVFEPAFLTTGEEDALLAVVRELPLAEAKYKQYTARRRTVSYGGKFDYDRNVLNEAAPIPELLFPLRDKVARWVGIPAEDFVHGLVSEYRPGTPLGWHRDVPDFEAIVGVSLGGHARMKLRPYKPGERNLAKDVIDLDLPPRSAYSIRGTARWDWQHSIVATKALRYSITFRTARR from the coding sequence ATGCGCAGGGCAGGCGAGCAGGCCGACCTTTTCGGCGGCGCACCGTCACTACCCGAAGGCTTCGTCTTCGAGCCCGCGTTCCTCACGACCGGGGAAGAGGACGCGCTGCTCGCGGTCGTCCGCGAGCTGCCGCTGGCGGAAGCGAAGTACAAGCAATACACCGCGCGGCGGCGCACGGTGAGCTACGGCGGCAAGTTCGATTACGACAGGAACGTGCTGAACGAAGCCGCGCCGATCCCGGAGCTCCTGTTCCCGCTGCGCGACAAGGTCGCGCGCTGGGTCGGCATTCCCGCGGAAGACTTCGTGCACGGGCTGGTGAGCGAGTACCGCCCCGGCACGCCGCTCGGCTGGCATCGCGACGTTCCCGATTTCGAGGCGATCGTCGGCGTCTCGCTGGGCGGCCACGCCCGCATGAAGCTGCGGCCCTACAAGCCCGGCGAGCGCAATCTCGCGAAAGACGTGATCGACCTCGACCTGCCGCCGCGCTCGGCGTACTCGATACGCGGCACGGCGCGGTGGGATTGGCAACACAGCATCGTCGCGACGAAGGCGCTGCGCTACTCGATCACGTTCCGAACGGCGAGGAGATGA
- a CDS encoding CHASE domain-containing protein — protein sequence MSLSAGEPRRGRAWLQEAAERWFKPFTVAITFLVGLAVTINAWHGAHSTVDATALHRFDSRVEDTRDAIRDRMLDYAQVLRGAAGLFAGSDNVTREEWRRYVNALQVELSYPGIQALGVAYRVLQSELGAHESSMREDGPRDYAIRPPGARAEYFPVVYIEPPTERNLRARGFDLYSEGMRRAAIQRARDSGEPAVSGKLTLVEDQGNKADAQPGFLMFLPVYRNGMPADIIDDRRANSIAIVYAPFRTRDLMRGLLGALGDLRVEVFDGATTAPESLLYDSAPPGAVRTPAYTKTSELIVQDRVWTLRATSLPAFEQGIDRSRPNMTLVAGIAICLTLTALVWVLATLRERALRLAQRMTAQLRESRERLSLALEGSDLALFDLDVMSGTVTLSPLWNAMLGGKPAVTITSIESLEAIVHPDDRPHLKNALVATLKGEAECYDVEHRVRTHEGAWKWIASHAKVSERDASGRACRITGTNADISERKAVESLKNEFIGTVSHELRTPLTALIGALSLLREEYGEKAPPDAAMFLDMAFQNGERLAALVNDILDLEKVESGKLDLDIERIDLGPCLDRAVSLNSAYAEKHGTRFVLEPVELGLCVHADSDRLLQVVTNLLSNAAKFSPAGEPVRVTACALADIARIEIADRGPGVPPEFRHRIFSKFAQAESGSSKGGTGLGLAISKAIVEAMHGRIGYDDGAAVGATFYIELPLAREGEDPEKRHRPDRRKGDRRKTPRENVNA from the coding sequence GTGAGTCTCAGCGCGGGAGAGCCGCGCCGCGGTCGTGCATGGCTGCAGGAGGCGGCGGAGCGCTGGTTCAAGCCGTTCACCGTCGCGATCACGTTCCTGGTCGGCCTCGCGGTCACGATCAACGCCTGGCATGGCGCGCACTCGACGGTCGACGCGACCGCGCTCCATCGTTTCGATTCGCGGGTCGAGGACACGCGCGACGCGATCCGCGACCGCATGCTCGACTACGCGCAGGTGCTGCGCGGGGCGGCCGGGCTGTTCGCCGGCTCGGACAACGTCACGCGCGAGGAGTGGCGCCGCTACGTCAACGCGCTGCAGGTCGAGCTCTCGTATCCCGGCATCCAGGCGCTCGGCGTCGCCTATCGGGTGCTCCAGTCCGAGCTCGGCGCGCACGAGAGCTCAATGCGTGAGGACGGCCCGCGCGACTACGCGATACGCCCGCCGGGCGCGCGCGCCGAGTACTTTCCGGTCGTGTACATCGAACCGCCGACCGAGCGCAACTTGCGCGCGCGCGGTTTCGACCTGTATTCCGAGGGCATGCGGCGCGCCGCGATACAGCGCGCGCGCGACAGCGGCGAGCCCGCGGTGAGCGGCAAGCTCACGCTGGTGGAGGACCAGGGGAACAAGGCCGACGCGCAGCCCGGCTTTCTCATGTTCCTGCCGGTCTACCGCAACGGCATGCCCGCGGACATCATCGACGACCGGCGCGCGAACTCGATCGCGATCGTGTACGCCCCTTTCCGCACCCGCGACCTGATGCGCGGCCTGCTCGGCGCGCTCGGCGACCTGCGAGTCGAGGTGTTCGACGGCGCCACGACCGCGCCGGAGAGCCTGCTCTACGACAGCGCGCCGCCCGGCGCCGTGCGCACGCCCGCTTACACCAAGACCTCCGAGCTCATCGTGCAGGACCGGGTGTGGACGCTGCGAGCGACCAGCCTGCCCGCGTTCGAGCAGGGCATAGACCGCTCGCGGCCGAACATGACGCTGGTCGCCGGCATCGCGATCTGCCTCACGCTCACTGCGCTCGTGTGGGTGCTCGCCACGCTGCGCGAGCGCGCGCTGCGCCTCGCGCAGCGGATGACCGCGCAGCTGCGCGAAAGCCGCGAGCGATTGTCGCTCGCGCTCGAAGGCTCCGACCTCGCGCTCTTCGATTTGGACGTGATGAGCGGGACGGTGACCCTCTCACCGCTGTGGAACGCGATGCTCGGCGGCAAGCCGGCGGTGACGATCACCTCGATCGAATCGCTCGAAGCGATCGTGCATCCCGACGACCGGCCGCACCTGAAGAACGCGCTCGTCGCGACGCTCAAGGGCGAAGCCGAGTGCTACGACGTCGAGCACCGCGTGCGCACGCACGAGGGCGCGTGGAAGTGGATCGCCAGCCACGCCAAGGTGTCGGAACGCGACGCGAGCGGGCGCGCGTGCCGCATCACCGGCACCAACGCCGACATCAGCGAGCGCAAGGCGGTCGAGTCTCTCAAGAACGAGTTCATCGGCACGGTCAGCCACGAGCTGCGCACGCCGCTCACCGCGCTCATCGGCGCGCTCTCGCTGCTCAGGGAAGAGTACGGCGAAAAGGCGCCGCCCGACGCCGCGATGTTCCTCGACATGGCGTTCCAGAACGGCGAGCGCCTCGCGGCGCTGGTCAACGACATCCTCGACCTCGAGAAAGTGGAATCGGGCAAGCTCGATCTCGACATCGAGCGCATCGACCTCGGCCCGTGCCTCGACCGCGCGGTGTCGCTCAATTCGGCGTACGCGGAGAAGCACGGGACGCGCTTCGTCCTCGAGCCGGTCGAGCTCGGGCTCTGCGTGCACGCCGACAGCGACCGGCTGCTGCAGGTGGTCACCAACCTGCTCTCGAACGCGGCGAAGTTCAGCCCCGCGGGCGAGCCGGTGCGCGTCACGGCCTGCGCCCTGGCCGACATCGCGCGCATCGAGATCGCCGACCGGGGTCCCGGCGTGCCTCCCGAGTTCAGGCATCGCATCTTCTCCAAGTTCGCGCAGGCGGAGTCGGGCTCGTCCAAAGGCGGCACGGGACTCGGCCTCGCGATCTCGAAGGCGATCGTCGAAGCGATGCACGGGCGCATCGGCTACGACGACGGCGCCGCGGTGGGCGCGACGTTCTACATCGAGCTGCCGCTCGCGCGCGAAGGCGAGGATCCCGAGAAGCGCCATAGACCCGACCGCCGCAAAGGCGACCGGCGCAAGACCCCGCGCGAGAACGTCAACGCGTAA
- a CDS encoding response regulator, which translates to MAADRMVTDEDVYALTRQGEEELRGAKTRLPSSALDLLVRIDGRSSVAAIRSAMAGVPPQDVAGTFEWLRQTGLIERAKAGADGALDFFAGAAAPLVPTASAVSSATNEAGAGVTSLQQQGYYVRIARRPAAMPQLPTDRRPLVVVVEDEPHLAKFLKHFLALEGFDARIAGNRAEIVEAVRLPPRPDLVLLDVMLPDADGFDVLTKMRGHPALADVPIIMLTAKTTREAVIKGLAHGADGYITKPFQTDVLIKAMKTVFGMPHA; encoded by the coding sequence ATGGCGGCAGACAGAATGGTGACGGACGAGGACGTATACGCGCTGACGCGTCAGGGCGAAGAGGAGCTGCGCGGCGCGAAGACGCGGCTGCCGTCGTCCGCGCTCGATCTGCTGGTGCGCATCGACGGCCGCAGCAGCGTCGCGGCGATCCGCTCGGCGATGGCCGGTGTCCCGCCGCAGGACGTCGCAGGCACCTTCGAGTGGCTGCGCCAGACCGGGCTCATCGAGCGCGCGAAGGCCGGCGCCGACGGCGCGCTCGATTTCTTCGCGGGCGCGGCTGCGCCGCTCGTGCCTACGGCGTCCGCGGTGAGCTCGGCGACGAACGAAGCGGGCGCCGGGGTGACGTCGCTGCAGCAGCAGGGATATTACGTACGCATAGCCAGACGCCCGGCCGCGATGCCGCAGCTTCCGACCGATCGCAGGCCGCTCGTGGTCGTCGTCGAGGACGAGCCGCATCTCGCCAAGTTCCTGAAGCACTTTCTCGCGCTCGAAGGATTCGACGCGCGCATCGCGGGCAACCGCGCCGAGATCGTCGAGGCGGTGCGGCTGCCGCCGCGGCCCGACCTCGTGCTGCTCGACGTCATGCTGCCCGACGCCGACGGCTTCGACGTGCTGACGAAGATGCGCGGCCATCCCGCGCTCGCCGACGTGCCGATCATCATGCTGACTGCGAAGACCACGCGCGAAGCCGTGATCAAGGGCCTTGCGCACGGCGCCGACGGCTACATCACCAAACCGTTCCAGACCGACGTGCTGATCAAGGCGATGAAGACGGTGTTCGGGATGCCTCATGCCTGA
- a CDS encoding Hpt domain-containing protein: MPEGADDDLKRELDAISAEYRASLPQRLSDIDAAWSAIRRGEGDGESVLVVLRNLHSMAGSALTFGLPELTTAARAAEDWIEPYHARSEVPPAGEHAGFEPLLAAVRRAASHR, encoded by the coding sequence ATGCCTGAGGGCGCCGACGACGATCTGAAGCGGGAGCTCGACGCGATCAGCGCCGAGTACCGCGCGAGCCTGCCGCAGCGCCTCAGCGACATCGACGCCGCGTGGTCGGCGATCAGGCGCGGCGAAGGCGACGGCGAATCGGTCCTCGTCGTGCTGCGCAACCTCCATTCGATGGCCGGCTCGGCACTGACCTTCGGCCTGCCGGAGCTGACGACGGCCGCGCGCGCGGCCGAGGACTGGATAGAGCCCTACCACGCGCGCTCGGAGGTGCCGCCAGCCGGCGAGCACGCCGGCTTCGAGCCGCTGCTCGCCGCCGTGCGGCGGGCGGCGTCGCATCGATGA
- a CDS encoding M48 family metalloprotease: MNRRDFVAGGCAACGALLAPAIARAQDWSAPARFTRPDLTTDEGGLWSIMDREERQLRRSPFAVRDPQLHAYVQDIACRLAGDHCPDVRVHIVRTPIFNANMAPNGMMQIWTGLLLRMENEAQLAAVIGHEIGHYVERHTLERLRDVKARVAFAQFLGAFGLIGAVAQIGVLASAMAYGRDQERAADRIGLALMRKAGYDTAEVPRMWGNLIAETNARPGGDPYNPLFATHPAPAERQEALAQMAAGQPGGSTHEEAWRDRIKPHLREWLLDEIRRGQHEEGIALMSRMIERLPKSADYVYARAEIYRLRAKDGDLDAALADYEAAARIGGEPPETHRGLGLVHRTRKQAPEAKASFQRYLELAPNAPDGAMIKSYLEET, from the coding sequence GTGAACCGCAGGGATTTCGTCGCCGGCGGCTGCGCCGCGTGCGGCGCGCTGCTCGCGCCTGCGATTGCGCGGGCGCAGGACTGGAGCGCGCCCGCGCGCTTCACGCGTCCCGATCTCACGACCGACGAAGGCGGGCTGTGGTCGATCATGGACCGCGAGGAGCGGCAGCTTCGGCGCAGCCCGTTCGCGGTGCGCGATCCCCAGCTTCATGCGTACGTGCAGGACATCGCGTGCCGTCTCGCGGGCGATCATTGCCCGGACGTGCGCGTGCACATCGTGAGGACGCCGATCTTCAACGCGAACATGGCGCCCAACGGCATGATGCAGATCTGGACCGGCCTGCTGCTGCGCATGGAGAACGAAGCGCAGCTCGCGGCGGTGATCGGGCACGAGATCGGTCATTACGTCGAGCGCCACACGCTGGAACGGCTGCGCGACGTGAAAGCGCGCGTGGCGTTCGCGCAGTTCCTCGGCGCTTTCGGCCTCATCGGCGCGGTCGCGCAGATCGGCGTGCTCGCGAGCGCGATGGCCTACGGCCGAGACCAGGAGCGCGCGGCGGACCGCATCGGTCTCGCGCTGATGCGCAAGGCGGGTTACGACACCGCCGAGGTGCCGCGGATGTGGGGCAACCTGATCGCCGAGACGAACGCGCGGCCCGGCGGCGATCCGTACAACCCGCTCTTCGCCACGCACCCCGCGCCGGCCGAGCGCCAGGAAGCTCTCGCGCAGATGGCGGCGGGGCAGCCCGGCGGCAGCACCCACGAGGAGGCGTGGCGCGACAGGATCAAGCCGCACCTGCGCGAGTGGCTGCTCGACGAGATCCGCCGCGGCCAGCACGAGGAGGGCATCGCGCTCATGTCGCGCATGATCGAGCGCCTGCCGAAGAGCGCCGATTACGTGTACGCACGCGCCGAGATCTACCGCCTGCGCGCGAAGGACGGCGACCTCGATGCGGCGCTCGCCGATTACGAGGCGGCGGCTCGCATCGGCGGCGAGCCCCCCGAGACCCATCGCGGGCTCGGCCTCGTCCATCGCACGCGCAAGCAGGCGCCGGAGGCGAAAGCGAGCTTCCAGCGCTATCTCGAGCTCGCGCCGAACGCGCCCGACGGCGCCATGATCAAGAGCTACCTGGAGGAAACATGA
- a CDS encoding DNA-3-methyladenine glycosylase, producing the protein MKKLPRAFYDRDTIEVAKDLLGKHLVHVHGGIERVGRIVETEAYLGPHDLAAHSSKGLTPRTKVMFGPPGHAYVYLIYGMYHCMNVVTQREGIASAVLLRALEPVKNADGRTQGPGLLCRALHIDKAQNGHDLLSDDLYVADPSSHRKITIVKRPRIGVDYAGHWARRLLRFYVKGSEYVSKA; encoded by the coding sequence TTGAAGAAGCTTCCCCGCGCGTTCTACGACAGGGACACCATCGAGGTCGCAAAGGACCTGCTCGGGAAACATCTCGTCCACGTGCACGGCGGCATCGAGCGCGTCGGGCGCATCGTGGAGACCGAGGCGTACCTCGGCCCGCACGACCTTGCCGCACACTCCTCGAAGGGTCTCACGCCGCGCACGAAGGTGATGTTCGGCCCGCCGGGTCATGCCTACGTATATCTCATCTACGGGATGTATCACTGCATGAACGTCGTGACCCAGCGCGAAGGCATCGCTTCGGCGGTGCTGCTGCGCGCGCTCGAGCCGGTGAAGAACGCCGACGGCCGCACCCAGGGTCCGGGGCTGCTGTGCCGCGCGCTGCACATCGACAAGGCGCAGAACGGGCACGATCTTCTGAGCGACGATCTCTACGTCGCCGACCCCAGCTCGCACCGCAAGATCACGATCGTGAAACGGCCGCGCATCGGCGTCGACTACGCCGGTCACTGGGCGCGGCGGCTCCTCAGGTTTTACGTCAAAGGCAGCGAATATGTCTCGAAGGCGTAA
- a CDS encoding mechanosensitive ion channel domain-containing protein: MNYTRSGVAILRRTLVALLALLLATALTTARAADPDKADEKPAAAEKPAAPTPIPLGELSAQAEAVTLNLREITTRAGANPTLAVIERDLPALTREIDLRLRENARIISQKPSLELLRTLSRNWRRSDAMLTQWSAELERRVDGLDRDLSRLDELEATWKETLAVAQREQAPSELVKRAESVLGVVAKARSAAESQRALALRLQSRVAAQAFRVNEAIETIAQTQDATLARVFQKDSAPLWQRDIAAARDRIAADSEDSREAQWLALGLYLERHGDRLLAHGLAFALLAAFLYWVRRRIDAWAQTEQGLQRPALVFRWPVATALLVACIVARWFYPEAPRLLWAFVGALALAPAVIVVRRLLAPYLVALLYALVALYLVDQIRAVTASIELVPRIVFLVETACGAGFLAWYLLRMRRDPSRAPAAPRARKLTLLAIAAACAFFVATALANVFGYVALANLVGNGALRSMYFGLVLYALVEIVDALVIMALRVKPLELLGMVRRHAELLRRRTRFVLNALAIVLWTLFTLERLAIRQRVVSTAKDILEADLSVGSISLSLGDVLAFVVAVWASFLVSRLVRFVLEEEVYPHARLKRGLPYAISQTVHYLILVLGFFVAMAALGIDMTKFTILAGAFTVGVGFGLQNIFNNFVSGLILLFERPVQVGDVIQIGDTAGAVERIGMRASIVRTPSGSEIIVPNSKLISDQLVNWTFSDRQRGLEVGVSVVLGSDPKRVIEVLESVATDHPKLVNHPPPKAILTRMGPDWMGFELHAATDRIENWLEVRSEVAVAVHAALGRAGITLR, from the coding sequence TTGAACTACACCCGTTCCGGTGTCGCAATCCTGCGACGCACGCTCGTCGCGTTGCTCGCACTGCTGCTCGCGACGGCACTCACCACGGCGCGCGCGGCCGACCCCGACAAAGCGGACGAGAAACCCGCCGCCGCCGAGAAGCCGGCCGCGCCGACGCCGATCCCTCTCGGCGAGCTGTCCGCCCAGGCCGAAGCGGTCACGCTCAACCTGCGGGAGATCACGACGCGCGCCGGCGCGAACCCGACGCTCGCGGTGATCGAGCGCGACCTGCCGGCGCTCACGCGCGAGATCGATCTTCGGCTGCGCGAGAACGCGCGCATCATCTCGCAGAAGCCTTCGCTCGAGCTGCTCCGCACGCTCTCGCGCAACTGGAGACGCAGCGACGCGATGCTCACGCAATGGAGCGCCGAGCTCGAGCGGCGCGTCGACGGGCTCGACCGCGACCTCTCCCGTCTCGACGAGCTCGAAGCGACGTGGAAGGAAACGCTCGCGGTCGCGCAGCGCGAGCAGGCGCCCTCGGAGCTCGTCAAGCGCGCCGAGAGCGTGCTCGGCGTGGTCGCGAAGGCGCGCAGCGCCGCCGAAAGCCAGCGCGCGCTCGCGCTGCGGCTGCAAAGCCGCGTCGCCGCGCAGGCGTTCCGCGTCAACGAAGCGATCGAGACCATCGCGCAGACGCAGGACGCCACGCTCGCGCGCGTCTTCCAGAAAGACAGTGCGCCGCTGTGGCAGCGCGATATCGCGGCCGCGCGCGATCGCATCGCGGCCGACAGCGAGGACTCGCGCGAGGCGCAATGGCTCGCGCTCGGGCTGTACCTGGAGCGCCACGGCGACCGCCTGCTCGCGCACGGTCTCGCGTTCGCGCTGCTCGCGGCCTTCCTCTACTGGGTGCGCCGGCGCATCGACGCATGGGCGCAAACCGAGCAGGGATTGCAGCGGCCGGCGCTCGTGTTCAGATGGCCGGTCGCGACCGCGCTGCTCGTCGCGTGCATCGTCGCGCGCTGGTTCTATCCCGAGGCGCCGCGGCTCCTCTGGGCTTTCGTCGGAGCGCTCGCGCTCGCGCCGGCGGTGATCGTCGTGCGGCGCCTGCTGGCGCCGTATCTCGTGGCGCTGCTGTACGCGCTGGTCGCCCTCTACCTGGTCGATCAGATCCGCGCGGTCACCGCGTCGATCGAGCTCGTGCCGCGCATCGTGTTCTTGGTCGAGACCGCGTGCGGCGCGGGCTTCCTCGCCTGGTACCTGCTGCGCATGCGACGGGATCCGTCACGCGCGCCGGCCGCGCCGAGGGCGAGAAAGCTCACGCTGCTCGCGATCGCCGCGGCGTGCGCGTTCTTCGTCGCGACCGCGCTCGCCAACGTGTTCGGTTACGTCGCGCTCGCGAACCTCGTCGGCAACGGCGCGCTGCGCAGCATGTACTTCGGTCTCGTCCTGTACGCGCTGGTCGAGATCGTCGACGCGCTGGTGATCATGGCGCTGCGCGTCAAGCCGCTGGAGCTCCTCGGCATGGTGAGGCGCCACGCCGAGCTGCTGCGCAGACGCACGCGCTTCGTGCTCAACGCGCTGGCGATCGTGCTGTGGACGCTGTTCACGCTCGAGCGACTCGCGATCCGCCAGAGGGTGGTCTCCACGGCGAAGGACATCCTCGAAGCCGATCTGAGCGTGGGCTCCATCAGCCTCTCGCTCGGCGACGTGCTCGCGTTCGTCGTCGCGGTATGGGCGTCGTTCCTCGTCTCGCGCCTCGTGCGTTTCGTGCTCGAGGAAGAGGTCTATCCGCACGCGAGGCTCAAGCGCGGCCTGCCCTACGCGATCTCGCAGACGGTGCACTACCTCATACTCGTCCTCGGCTTCTTCGTCGCGATGGCCGCGCTCGGCATCGATATGACGAAGTTCACCATCCTCGCCGGCGCGTTCACGGTCGGCGTGGGCTTCGGGCTGCAGAACATCTTCAACAACTTCGTCTCGGGGCTGATCCTGCTCTTCGAGCGGCCGGTGCAGGTCGGCGACGTGATCCAGATCGGCGATACGGCCGGCGCGGTCGAGCGCATCGGCATGCGCGCGAGCATCGTGCGCACCCCGAGCGGCTCGGAGATCATCGTTCCGAACAGCAAGCTCATCTCCGATCAGCTCGTGAACTGGACGTTCTCCGATCGCCAGCGCGGGCTCGAAGTCGGCGTGTCGGTGGTGCTCGGCAGCGATCCCAAGCGCGTGATCGAGGTCCTCGAGAGCGTCGCGACGGACCATCCCAAGCTCGTCAACCACCCGCCGCCCAAGGCGATCCTCACGCGCATGGGTCCCGACTGGATGGGCTTCGAGCTGCACGCCGCGACCGACCGCATCGAGAACTGGCTCGAGGTGAGGAGCGAGGTCGCGGTCGCGGTGCACGCCGCGCTCGGGCGGGCGGGGATCACCCTGCGCTGA
- a CDS encoding tripartite tricarboxylate transporter substrate binding protein, whose translation MNRRGAATALAVALAWSAAGVHAQINFPAKPVRIIVAFPPGGGTDIVARLLGQKLAEAWGHQAIVDNRAGASGVIGTEAAARSAPDGYTWFMGTMGNLTVNQHLYARMPVDPQRDFAALSQVVAVHFVAVAHPSLPAKNIRELIALAKSRPGQINYSSSGPGGAPHLGGELLKSMAGINLVHIPYKGSGPSFTDLLGGQVSLTFDSLVQAYPYIKSGKLKALGVLGSKRSPLLPDVPTIAESGVPGYELTNWFGLVVPAATPRDLINRMYGDVSKALAHNDLREKLQAMGADVVGSTPDQFAAFMRAETAKWAKVIKQAHIRAQ comes from the coding sequence ATGAATAGAAGAGGCGCCGCCACGGCGCTCGCGGTCGCGCTCGCTTGGAGCGCGGCAGGCGTGCACGCGCAAATCAATTTCCCGGCGAAACCGGTGCGCATCATCGTCGCGTTCCCGCCGGGCGGAGGCACCGACATCGTCGCCCGTCTGCTGGGCCAGAAACTTGCGGAGGCGTGGGGACATCAGGCGATCGTCGACAACCGTGCGGGCGCTTCGGGCGTGATCGGCACCGAAGCCGCGGCGCGCTCGGCGCCCGACGGCTATACGTGGTTCATGGGCACGATGGGCAACCTCACGGTCAACCAGCATCTCTACGCCAGGATGCCGGTCGATCCGCAGCGCGATTTCGCGGCGCTCTCACAGGTGGTCGCGGTGCATTTCGTGGCGGTCGCGCATCCGTCGCTGCCGGCGAAGAACATCAGGGAGCTGATCGCGCTCGCCAAGTCGCGGCCGGGGCAGATCAACTATTCGTCGTCGGGGCCGGGCGGCGCGCCTCATCTCGGCGGAGAGCTGCTGAAGAGCATGGCGGGCATCAACCTCGTGCACATTCCGTACAAGGGCAGCGGCCCGAGCTTCACCGATCTGCTCGGCGGTCAGGTCTCGCTCACCTTCGACAGCCTGGTGCAGGCGTATCCGTACATCAAGTCGGGCAAGCTCAAGGCGCTCGGCGTGCTCGGCTCGAAGCGCTCGCCCCTGTTACCGGATGTGCCGACGATCGCCGAGTCGGGCGTTCCCGGCTACGAGCTCACCAACTGGTTCGGTCTCGTCGTGCCGGCGGCGACGCCGCGCGATCTCATCAACCGCATGTACGGCGACGTGTCGAAAGCGCTGGCGCATAACGATCTGCGCGAGAAGCTGCAGGCGATGGGCGCCGACGTCGTCGGCAGCACGCCCGATCAGTTCGCCGCCTTCATGCGCGCCGAGACCGCGAAATGGGCCAAGGTGATCAAGCAGGCGCACATCCGCGCGCAATAG
- a CDS encoding fused MFS/spermidine synthase codes for MSSSRFTAAVCRALAVLVLFSVAAFAAAADKVIYDKPSAYNNIIVTEDDDGYRVLRFERHGARQTIAKPGDPTFLGFAYTKVAFAGLALAQDVRRVMIVGLGGGTMPTFLRHYYPNAAIDVVDIDPDVVAVARQFFGFREDENLHAHVGDGRKFVEGVREPYDVVFLDAFGTRNVPPHLTTIEFLRAVKRSVKPTGIVIGNIWGRASNPLYDSMVRTYQEVFDDLYIVDVPGTTNKIVLALARKQPLERAQFAQAAHRLGGEKGFKFDPGDIAEDQFTNMGRKPKTGRVLRDADAVKAREAETVK; via the coding sequence ATGTCTTCGTCCCGCTTCACGGCTGCTGTCTGTCGCGCGCTCGCGGTGCTCGTGCTGTTCTCGGTCGCGGCGTTCGCCGCCGCCGCCGACAAAGTCATCTACGACAAGCCTTCGGCGTACAACAACATCATCGTCACCGAGGACGACGACGGCTACCGTGTGCTGCGCTTCGAGCGCCACGGCGCGCGGCAGACGATCGCCAAGCCCGGCGATCCGACGTTCCTCGGCTTCGCGTACACCAAGGTCGCGTTCGCCGGCCTCGCGCTCGCGCAGGACGTGCGGCGGGTCATGATTGTGGGGCTCGGCGGCGGCACGATGCCGACGTTCCTGCGCCACTACTACCCGAACGCGGCGATCGACGTCGTCGACATCGACCCGGACGTGGTCGCGGTCGCCAGGCAGTTCTTCGGTTTTCGCGAGGACGAGAACCTCCACGCGCACGTGGGCGACGGCCGCAAGTTCGTGGAAGGGGTGCGCGAGCCCTACGACGTGGTGTTCCTCGACGCGTTCGGCACGCGCAACGTGCCGCCGCATCTGACGACGATCGAGTTCCTGCGCGCGGTCAAGCGCAGCGTGAAGCCGACCGGCATCGTGATCGGCAACATCTGGGGGCGGGCGTCGAACCCGCTCTACGATTCGATGGTGCGCACCTATCAGGAAGTCTTCGACGACCTCTACATCGTCGACGTGCCGGGGACGACGAACAAGATCGTGCTCGCGCTGGCGCGCAAGCAGCCGCTGGAGCGCGCGCAGTTCGCGCAGGCGGCGCATCGGCTCGGCGGCGAGAAAGGCTTCAAGTTCGATCCCGGCGACATCGCCGAGGACCAGTTCACCAACATGGGCCGCAAGCCGAAGACCGGCCGCGTGCTGCGCGATGCCGACGCGGTCAAAGCGCGCGAGGCCGAAACCGTTAAGTAA